The region AAATTATCCTAATAACATCCTTCATCAGAATGATATGTTTTGGCCATGTTGACATGTTgtctttatcattgtttttttcttttttttagttctgTCTTACCTTAGCATCATGTGTAGCTGTATCATCTGAACAGAATGTTCTCTATGTGGACACCAATGGTGGGTTTGATGCTGGTAGACTTCATGAAATTATTGCTCATAAAAGCACAAGTGAAAAGGTATAGTAAGGAttgtatctttcttattttttctttctttctttccttctttctttttgtttcaagTCCTAGTAATCTAATtgagaaatgaataaatgtcaTTCAGCATTATTTGCTGCAGTAGTTCACCCCACcccatttaattttcattacattaaTGTTACAAAGATGCTCAGCATTCACTTTATTTCGTAAATACTAATGAAAATCATTCATCAAAACCAAGAGTGACAAACATGATCTCATTTAGATTTTCATCCAGAAGCTTTTATGTGTGTCTCAATGATCTGCCAATGAGTACTAGATCCTAGTACCAGGTCTCACCCAAGACTAACAAGGATTTAAATCTGCATTTCTGAGGAACGCAAgctttcatatttctttatttttacattcaTGAAAGATAAAAAGTACAAAACAATACACTTACATTAAATAAATTGTATCTCCATATTGTCATATTCTTCTCATTTCATATCCAAAGTAACTTTTGAAAAACTTTTGACCTTGATGTTTGAAATTTTGTTCTCGAATGAGGTGGCAAATGTCACTCACTAAAAACATTGTGTAAGTGAACCTAGGGTCAACTAAACCATCACAGTGAGAATACCATCCTACAAGTCCTGTGACAGTTACCAAGTACACCAATGTAAATGCAACAGTTGTACAGAACTCTGGGTGGGGGGTCCTAAAGTTTTATGTGAATCATCTTCAAAAATCATTTACTCTTGTGCCTTTATCAATTACCTGCAAACATTTAAAACCTTGGGCCCGTAACAAAAAGGTTAGCGGTTAATCGTACCTTGTAgtgaatgcaatcaatcgtagaaaaatgttccacagtgattgctaagctttgttttACGGGCCCCTTCTGCATTTCAATCCTTTTCTATTTTCCAGATTACAGCAGCAGCATTGCAAAAAGTACACTGTGCGAAGACCTTTGACCTGTATGACctccttgaccttttagagtcTATCAAGGCATCCATAGACAGTGGGACTGATGTATTCTATAGTTCATTGAAGCTAGTGGTTTTGGATTCTGTCACAGCCGTCTTAGCACCACTACTTGGGGGCAAGCACAGCGAAGGTGAAAAAATTGATTATGCTAAACATAATGAGTCATAGTTAGCAATTACCaagtatttttatataaatatttttaaaatatgatttgttGGTATGATGGATATGATTTTAGTTCTGACATAGTTTACATCCATGAGACATTGTTAAATAATGAACTCTAGGCTGTAAACCAAATATGCTGAAATTTGCCAACATAAATTAAACATTAGTGGGGATGTGTAGAATAACTTCGTGAAAATAGACCTGTCTACTTGAagaattcattgtatttttttctaatcgTTGAGCAAAATCACACATATTCCACAAAGATCATTTGGAAAATAAATGTACAAATAATTTGATGGTCATTTTGTTGGCTTTcagttcaatttcattttgtgattttaacgtGTTGGGGACAAGGTTCTTTGCACCTTTTAATAAGTCATACAAATAAGTTTAAAGATGAATTATGAGCCATTTCATTCAGCAGGTCTGAATAAGTCAGCAATATGACATTCCCTTCCAGAGTCCCTTTAATGAAGCTTTTCTCTGAATACAAGTCTTTGATGTGCTTTTTGTGCAATATTCAGAAGTAAAGAGAGAAAATTCTATgttctttcatctttctttgaTGCTAGGTCAGGGAATGATGGTACATCTGGCAAGGTCATTGAAGTCTCTTGCTGCTGATTACTCCATAGCTGTTGTGGTAAGTTGAGAAATTGGACATATCTTATaaagaattgcgattgatcaatcaatcacaaatataaAAAACCAGCGATGCCAACATCTAGAATTACTTTACAAAGTGCATTCTAAATACATGGATGAAGTATTCCCGTACACGCATCATTATCTTTGCATtatacatttattatgcattatACTTTATTGCATGAAGTATTATGACATTGATAGAttttccatagttgagattgatcaaATCAGTCACAACTccttgggcctgttgcataaaacttttttacctgagaaaactctggtaaaaactgtaaactaaggttagtctgatttctgccattgactttaacacagtgcgaaaactccggtaaaaaacaacccgagttttctcaggtaaaaagttttatgcaacgggccccttgtGAGACAGGGCCCTGCCTACTTATTACAAAACACTTTATTGCTGCCAGAGCACGTGgtgtattattaaaaaaaatatggttggAAAGAGCCATTTGTAAAAAAGtagaatattcattaaaaatgtgtttGAAAGCAGCAAGATATGGTACATGCAATGAAGATTTTCTATGTCTTGTAAACATTGTAATTGTAAGTCCAAatacttgtattttttatgtCCATAAAAAAGATCCGTTACAATAATTACCATACATTAGATAGAAATTGCATGATGATTACATTAATAACGATTATCACAATTGTATTACTCATCATCTGCcatttttctatttcttcatttattattaatttcatatgCTGCTTGACTTTTTTGTGGCAGGTATGTAATAACATGGTGAGAGGTGAGAGAGGTGAACCCAAACCGTCTTTAGGCAGGACCTGGTTGAGTGTACCTCACACACGTATT is a window of Lytechinus variegatus isolate NC3 chromosome 2, Lvar_3.0, whole genome shotgun sequence DNA encoding:
- the LOC121408939 gene encoding DNA repair protein RAD51 homolog 4-like produces the protein MPILQVGMCPSMTSEVLKSLNMCGVKTVIDFVTTDTEELSQKCSLSYKVLSSIRRLLLAQYSAFPINGSDLYDEVLSTVAYLSTGCDSIDKLLDSGVYTSEVTEVVGQAAIGKTQFCLTLASCVAVSSEQNVLYVDTNGGFDAGRLHEIIAHKSTSEKITAAALQKVHCAKTFDLYDLLDLLESIKASIDSGTDVFYSSLKLVVLDSVTAVLAPLLGGKHSEGQGMMVHLARSLKSLAADYSIAVVVCNNMVRGERGEPKPSLGRTWLSVPHTRIQLRADGRDGITSRDDLRRTASLVKSQRQAINTSCNIAIGNQGVYG